In Triticum aestivum cultivar Chinese Spring chromosome 5B, IWGSC CS RefSeq v2.1, whole genome shotgun sequence, the following proteins share a genomic window:
- the LOC123111324 gene encoding zinc finger CCCH domain-containing protein 23 isoform X1 has product MDAYEATKVVFARVQALHPDLASKIMGMLLIQDKSEEDMIRLAFGPEHLLHAVVARARADLAAAHHSKPSSPPTASWGAGMSAEDAPFPGVDQARYEGGGEGFYPPEEFGCWSPASGGQHRRSFSLSDAEAAAGGWRPCMYYARGFCKNGSSCRFVHVLPDHVTEQDTEVWTAAMRSELMSPAFPFSPSPRGLNFLLQQQQQQSDSQRAAAAAMLLGGGGGDDMHKFSVRSPRMDRGGDLASSPAARQIYLTFPADSTFSEEDVSSYFSYYGPVQDVRIPYQQKRMFGFVTFVYAETVRLILAKGNPHFVCDARVLVKPYKEKGKVPDRFRKFQAPHHGDFAGCTTPTGLLDSRDPFDLQSPQIGPRMMFGNIGSHEAFLRRKLEEQQQAAELQQAIDLQSRRFMGLQILDLKRGHHHLGSTVAPPLALRQTDGIGNGNAIHLEDAAIQADHKMSSAMMMTSAPAAICATIATEGKQEEEGDGSANQGVNSGEDEKREPGPPGAAAASANGFQESGVEEHNLPDSPFASPTKTKEAAASSSSAEPALAGSIMNNNGSPHLVASSLFTPTALELPPYKSCFFQVPRFSPGHGAIGL; this is encoded by the exons ATGGACGCCTACGAGGCCACCAAGGTTGTGTTCGCGCGGGTGCAGGCGCTGCACCCGGACCTCGCCTCCAAGATCATGGGCATGCTCCTCATCCAGGACAAGAGCGAGGAGGACATGATCCGCCTCGCCTTCGGCCCCGAGCACCTGCTCCACGCCGTCGTCGCCAGGGCAcgcgccgacctcgccgccgcccacCACAGCAAGCCCTCCTCTCCGCCCACCGCGTCCTGGGGCGCAGGGATGTCAGCGGAGGACGCGCCTTTCCCCGGCGTCGATCAGGCGAGGTACGAAGGCGGCGGGGAAGGGTTTTACCCGCCGGAGGAGTTCGGGTGCTGGTCCCCGGCGAGCGGCGGACAGCACCGCCGGAGCTTCTCGCTGAGCGAcgccgaggcggcggccggcgggtgGAGGCCGTGCATGTACTACGCGCGCGGGTTCTGCAAGAACGGCTCCTCCTGCCGGTTTGTCCACGTCCTGCCTGACCACGTCACCGAGCAGGACACGGAAGTCTGGACGGCGGCCATGCGGTCGGAGCTCATGTCGCCCGCCTTCCCCTTCTCGCCGTCGCCCAGAGGCCTCAACTTCctgctccagcagcagcagcagcagagcgaCTCCCAGAG ggcggcggcggcggccatgcttctcggcggtggaggcggcgacgaCATGCACAAGTTCTCCGTGCGGTCGCCTCGGATGGACCGCGGCGGCGACCTCGCCTCCAGCCCCGCCGCGCGGCAGATCTACCTGACATTCCCGGCCGACTCCACCTTCAGCGAGGAGGACGTGTCCTCCTACTTCAG TTACTACGGGCCGGTGCAGGACGTGCGCATCCCGTACCAGCAGAAGCGCATGTTCGGCTTCGTCACGTTCGTGTACGCGGAGACGGTGAGGCTCATCCTCGCCAAGGGGAACCCGCATTTCGTCTGCGACGCGCGCGTCCTCGTCAAGCCCTACAAGGAAAAGGGCAAGGTCCCCGACAGGTTCAG GAAGTTCCAGGCTCCGCACCATGGCGACTTCGCCGGATGCACGACGCCCACCGGGCTGCTCGATTCCAGGGACCCCTTCGACCTTCAGTCGCCGCAGATCG GGCCGAGGATGATGTTCGGCAACATTGGCAGCCACGAGGCGTTCCTGcggaggaagctggaggagcagcAGCAGGCGGCGGAGCTGCAGCAGGCCATCGACCTGCAGAGCCGCCGCTTCATGGGGCTGCAGATTCTCGACCTCAAGAGGGGCCACCACCATCTCGGCTCCACTGTCGCCCCGCCGTTGGCTCTCCGGCAGACCGATGGCATCGGCAACGGCAATGCCATTCATCTGGAGGATGCTGCAATCCAAG CAGATCACAAGATGAGCAGTGCCATGATGATGACATCTGCTCCTGCTGCTATTTGTGCCACCATTGCCACAGAAGGCAAGCAGGAGGAGGAGGGCGACGGGAGTGCCAACCAAGGGGTCAACTCCGGGGAAGATGAGAAGAGGGAACCTGGTCCTCCTGGAGCAGCAGCGGccagtgctaatggattccaagaAAG CGGCGTGGAGGAGCACAACCTGCCTGATAGCCCCTTTGCATCTCCCACAAAGACAAAGGaggctgctgcttcttcttcctctgcagAACCAGCCCTCGCTGGCAGCATCATGAACAACAACGGCAGCCCTCATCTGGTGGCCTCGTCTCTGTTTACACCAACTGCCCTTGAGCTGCCCCCTTACAAATCCTGCTTCTTCCAAGTGCCCAG GTTCTCTCCTGGCCATGGTGCCATCGGGCTGTGA
- the LOC123111324 gene encoding zinc finger CCCH domain-containing protein 23 isoform X2 has translation MDAYEATKVVFARVQALHPDLASKIMGMLLIQDKSEEDMIRLAFGPEHLLHAVVARARADLAAAHHSKPSSPPTASWGAGMSAEDAPFPGVDQARYEGGGEGFYPPEEFGCWSPASGGQHRRSFSLSDAEAAAGGWRPCMYYARGFCKNGSSCRFVHVLPDHVTEQDTEVWTAAMRSELMSPAFPFSPSPRGLNFLLQQQQQQSDSQRAAAAAMLLGGGGGDDMHKFSVRSPRMDRGGDLASSPAARQIYLTFPADSTFSEEDVSSYFSYYGPVQDVRIPYQQKRMFGFVTFVYAETVRLILAKGNPHFVCDARVLVKPYKEKGKVPDRFRKFQAPHHGDFAGCTTPTGLLDSRDPFDLQSPQIGPRMMFGNIGSHEAFLRRKLEEQQQAAELQQAIDLQSRRFMGLQILDLKRGHHHLGSTVAPPLALRQTDGIGNGNAIHLEDAAIQDHKMSSAMMMTSAPAAICATIATEGKQEEEGDGSANQGVNSGEDEKREPGPPGAAAASANGFQESGVEEHNLPDSPFASPTKTKEAAASSSSAEPALAGSIMNNNGSPHLVASSLFTPTALELPPYKSCFFQVPRFSPGHGAIGL, from the exons ATGGACGCCTACGAGGCCACCAAGGTTGTGTTCGCGCGGGTGCAGGCGCTGCACCCGGACCTCGCCTCCAAGATCATGGGCATGCTCCTCATCCAGGACAAGAGCGAGGAGGACATGATCCGCCTCGCCTTCGGCCCCGAGCACCTGCTCCACGCCGTCGTCGCCAGGGCAcgcgccgacctcgccgccgcccacCACAGCAAGCCCTCCTCTCCGCCCACCGCGTCCTGGGGCGCAGGGATGTCAGCGGAGGACGCGCCTTTCCCCGGCGTCGATCAGGCGAGGTACGAAGGCGGCGGGGAAGGGTTTTACCCGCCGGAGGAGTTCGGGTGCTGGTCCCCGGCGAGCGGCGGACAGCACCGCCGGAGCTTCTCGCTGAGCGAcgccgaggcggcggccggcgggtgGAGGCCGTGCATGTACTACGCGCGCGGGTTCTGCAAGAACGGCTCCTCCTGCCGGTTTGTCCACGTCCTGCCTGACCACGTCACCGAGCAGGACACGGAAGTCTGGACGGCGGCCATGCGGTCGGAGCTCATGTCGCCCGCCTTCCCCTTCTCGCCGTCGCCCAGAGGCCTCAACTTCctgctccagcagcagcagcagcagagcgaCTCCCAGAG ggcggcggcggcggccatgcttctcggcggtggaggcggcgacgaCATGCACAAGTTCTCCGTGCGGTCGCCTCGGATGGACCGCGGCGGCGACCTCGCCTCCAGCCCCGCCGCGCGGCAGATCTACCTGACATTCCCGGCCGACTCCACCTTCAGCGAGGAGGACGTGTCCTCCTACTTCAG TTACTACGGGCCGGTGCAGGACGTGCGCATCCCGTACCAGCAGAAGCGCATGTTCGGCTTCGTCACGTTCGTGTACGCGGAGACGGTGAGGCTCATCCTCGCCAAGGGGAACCCGCATTTCGTCTGCGACGCGCGCGTCCTCGTCAAGCCCTACAAGGAAAAGGGCAAGGTCCCCGACAGGTTCAG GAAGTTCCAGGCTCCGCACCATGGCGACTTCGCCGGATGCACGACGCCCACCGGGCTGCTCGATTCCAGGGACCCCTTCGACCTTCAGTCGCCGCAGATCG GGCCGAGGATGATGTTCGGCAACATTGGCAGCCACGAGGCGTTCCTGcggaggaagctggaggagcagcAGCAGGCGGCGGAGCTGCAGCAGGCCATCGACCTGCAGAGCCGCCGCTTCATGGGGCTGCAGATTCTCGACCTCAAGAGGGGCCACCACCATCTCGGCTCCACTGTCGCCCCGCCGTTGGCTCTCCGGCAGACCGATGGCATCGGCAACGGCAATGCCATTCATCTGGAGGATGCTGCAATCCAAG ATCACAAGATGAGCAGTGCCATGATGATGACATCTGCTCCTGCTGCTATTTGTGCCACCATTGCCACAGAAGGCAAGCAGGAGGAGGAGGGCGACGGGAGTGCCAACCAAGGGGTCAACTCCGGGGAAGATGAGAAGAGGGAACCTGGTCCTCCTGGAGCAGCAGCGGccagtgctaatggattccaagaAAG CGGCGTGGAGGAGCACAACCTGCCTGATAGCCCCTTTGCATCTCCCACAAAGACAAAGGaggctgctgcttcttcttcctctgcagAACCAGCCCTCGCTGGCAGCATCATGAACAACAACGGCAGCCCTCATCTGGTGGCCTCGTCTCTGTTTACACCAACTGCCCTTGAGCTGCCCCCTTACAAATCCTGCTTCTTCCAAGTGCCCAG GTTCTCTCCTGGCCATGGTGCCATCGGGCTGTGA